In Synechococcus sp. UW69, a single genomic region encodes these proteins:
- a CDS encoding phycobilisome rod-core linker polypeptide, giving the protein MSPAALTNAEYLRQSCAQMRIGVGPRDHVECPHRVTFDRFSPTDGEALRECIDAAYRQVLGNAHVMAYERCDSLEAEFTDGRLCAREFVRRLAKSELYKSRYFFKVSAYRGIELNFKHLLGRPPLNQQEVISSAAIQSEYGFDGLIDSIIDSAEYSEVFGDNTIPYVRSFTSASGMSMQNFVRIAALEQGFASSDRSKGSDSLLRSNLAGGVSMSIHVPPAPEYVQMSAAWLGGKPPANYEKLWRGLALVGGAHLAGMLVNVVSQMLGIHALDRIPAMFLGL; this is encoded by the coding sequence ATGAGTCCAGCCGCTCTGACGAATGCCGAATATCTGAGGCAATCATGTGCACAGATGCGTATTGGTGTAGGTCCAAGGGACCATGTTGAATGTCCGCATCGGGTCACGTTTGATCGTTTTTCTCCGACAGATGGAGAGGCTCTGCGCGAGTGTATTGATGCCGCATACCGGCAGGTTCTGGGTAATGCACATGTCATGGCCTATGAGCGCTGTGATTCTCTAGAAGCAGAATTCACCGACGGACGTCTTTGTGCTCGTGAATTTGTTCGTCGTCTCGCTAAGAGTGAGTTGTATAAATCCCGTTATTTCTTTAAAGTTTCTGCCTACAGAGGGATTGAGTTGAATTTCAAGCATTTGCTTGGCCGACCACCTCTGAATCAGCAAGAAGTTATTAGTTCAGCTGCGATCCAATCTGAGTATGGGTTCGATGGGCTGATTGACTCCATTATTGATTCTGCGGAGTATTCAGAAGTCTTTGGGGATAATACGATTCCTTATGTTCGATCGTTCACTTCTGCAAGTGGAATGTCGATGCAAAACTTTGTTCGAATTGCGGCTCTTGAGCAAGGTTTTGCAAGCAGTGATCGATCGAAAGGGAGCGATAGCTTGCTCCGTAGCAATCTTGCTGGCGGAGTATCCATGTCTATTCATGTGCCGCCGGCGCCAGAATATGTACAAATGTCTGCTGCATGGCTGGGAGGCAAGCCACCCGCAAATTATGAAAAGCTGTGGCGTGGTTTGGCTCTCGTGGGTGGTGCTCACCTCGCTGGAATGCTGGTGAATGTAGTGTCACAAATGCTTGGCATTCACGCACTCGACCGAATTCCTGCAATGTTCCTTGGTCTTTGA
- a CDS encoding DUF3611 family protein yields the protein MADRLDFQKLSFGVRRMGWIRFWIQVVLGIVVVGVLLFNNIGGSLARNSERAVGLGPGLSLTSLAFLVLLFSLWQGWLIVRAGRAIDSAARPSRGEVARLIKRGLLADLLGLTFATIGYQALAGSLFVQASMQTPGIAIGGRGMADNLAITSLEMLSVLSNTQVLFAHLIGVLFSLWLLQRVYRTQ from the coding sequence ATGGCCGACCGCCTCGATTTCCAGAAGTTGTCCTTCGGCGTGCGTCGGATGGGATGGATCCGTTTCTGGATTCAGGTGGTTCTCGGCATCGTTGTGGTGGGTGTTCTCCTGTTCAACAACATTGGCGGCAGCCTGGCCCGCAATTCCGAACGTGCTGTAGGGCTAGGGCCTGGACTGTCGCTCACCTCCCTGGCCTTCCTCGTGCTGCTCTTCAGCCTCTGGCAGGGCTGGCTGATCGTTCGTGCCGGTCGGGCCATCGACAGTGCTGCCCGACCCAGTCGGGGGGAGGTGGCACGGCTGATCAAGCGGGGGCTGCTGGCGGATCTGCTGGGCCTCACCTTCGCCACGATCGGCTATCAGGCCCTCGCCGGCAGTCTGTTCGTGCAGGCTTCGATGCAGACCCCCGGTATTGCCATCGGCGGCCGCGGCATGGCCGACAACCTGGCGATTACGTCATTGGAAATGCTGTCCGTGCTCAGCAACACCCAGGTGCTGTTCGCCCATCTGATCGGTGTGTTGTTCTCCCTGTGGCTGCTGCAACGGGTTTATCGCACGCAATGA
- a CDS encoding bifunctional riboflavin kinase/FAD synthetase, which produces MIPLCSPEEARRPTALALGSFDGLHAGHRRVIDEAIQGIPEEAVPSVVSFWPHPREVLFGEARLRLDLPSEKLALLEPLGIQQLVLVPFTRELAQLSAEEFVKTVLLSTLQARRIAVGTNFRFGHQRRGDAEMLERLAARGGVEVKVVPIVEDREGRMSSSRIRAALEQGDLEAAKGLLGRAYRFQGRVVRGRGLGRELGWPTANLQVDGRKALPGLGVYAAWAQLDGAGERLPAVMNLGPQPTIDPTSPSAVEVHLLDQSLELEGRHLGVEPVQRLRGQTKFSGLEELSSQIGRDAAQARKILQTGSQATVG; this is translated from the coding sequence TTGATTCCGCTCTGCTCTCCAGAGGAGGCCCGTCGGCCAACAGCCCTCGCTCTGGGGAGTTTTGATGGCCTCCACGCGGGCCATCGTCGTGTGATCGATGAGGCCATCCAGGGCATCCCAGAGGAGGCCGTTCCCTCGGTGGTGAGCTTCTGGCCCCATCCCCGTGAGGTGCTGTTCGGCGAAGCACGCCTGAGGCTGGATCTCCCAAGCGAAAAACTCGCCCTGCTTGAACCCCTTGGCATCCAGCAGCTCGTGCTGGTGCCCTTCACCCGGGAGCTCGCTCAGCTGAGTGCGGAAGAGTTCGTCAAAACCGTTCTATTGAGCACCCTTCAGGCCAGGCGCATTGCGGTGGGCACCAACTTCCGCTTCGGCCATCAGCGGCGGGGCGACGCCGAGATGCTGGAACGGCTCGCCGCTCGCGGAGGCGTTGAGGTGAAGGTCGTGCCCATCGTTGAAGACCGTGAGGGCCGGATGAGCAGCAGCAGAATCCGCGCGGCCCTCGAGCAGGGAGATCTAGAGGCAGCCAAAGGCTTGCTTGGCAGGGCTTACCGCTTTCAGGGCCGGGTGGTGCGGGGCCGAGGCCTGGGGCGAGAACTGGGCTGGCCCACCGCCAATCTCCAGGTGGATGGCCGCAAAGCACTTCCAGGGCTCGGTGTCTACGCCGCCTGGGCCCAACTGGATGGGGCAGGCGAGCGCCTGCCAGCCGTGATGAACCTCGGCCCCCAACCCACGATCGATCCCACATCTCCCTCTGCCGTGGAGGTGCACCTGCTGGATCAGAGCCTGGAGCTGGAGGGGCGGCACCTGGGCGTCGAGCCGGTGCAGCGCCTACGCGGCCAGACCAAATTCAGTGGTCTCGAGGAGCTCAGCAGCCAGATCGGCCGCGACGCAGCCCAAGCCCGCAAGATCCTTCAGACAGGCTCTCAGGCCACGGTCGGATAG
- a CDS encoding thiamine phosphate synthase, with the protein MNPTPSETSLDTRVARLIDANLDRAREGLRVVEDWCRFGLEQQDLVVRLKDWRQRLGRLHHDSYKQARSTSTDTGAGLEHPAQLDRHSPDHVVAANCARVQEALRVLEEYGRNIDPALAAEAAVIRYGLYDLEVVCLNATLRARRRTKLQDCRLCLITTPCDDLSDRVEAALQNGVSMVQYRCKAGNDLERLQAAQQLRQLCNRFGALLIINDRVDLALAVDADGVHLGQEDMPSDVARSLLGSARLLGRSTHSIDQVHQAQQEPIDYLGFGPIHSTAVKPERSPVGMELLAQATAISQRPVFAIGGITLANLPALLSAGGQRAAVIGAIMHADDTGQASRQLLQHLDHATF; encoded by the coding sequence ATGAATCCGACCCCTAGCGAGACATCCCTGGATACACGGGTGGCACGCCTGATCGATGCCAACCTCGACCGTGCCCGGGAAGGCCTGAGGGTTGTCGAGGACTGGTGCCGCTTCGGCCTAGAGCAGCAGGACTTGGTGGTGCGCCTCAAGGACTGGCGACAACGGCTGGGACGGCTACATCACGACAGCTACAAGCAAGCCCGCTCCACCAGCACCGACACCGGCGCCGGACTGGAGCATCCAGCCCAACTCGACCGCCACAGCCCCGATCACGTGGTGGCGGCCAATTGCGCCCGGGTGCAGGAAGCACTGAGGGTGCTGGAGGAGTACGGACGCAACATCGACCCTGCCCTGGCCGCTGAAGCCGCTGTGATCCGCTACGGCCTTTACGACCTGGAGGTGGTCTGCCTCAACGCCACCCTGCGGGCCAGGCGACGCACCAAGCTTCAGGACTGTCGCCTCTGCCTGATCACAACCCCCTGCGATGACCTGAGCGATCGGGTGGAGGCCGCCCTGCAGAACGGGGTGAGCATGGTGCAGTACCGCTGCAAAGCGGGGAACGATCTCGAACGCCTGCAAGCGGCCCAGCAGCTGAGGCAGCTCTGCAACCGCTTCGGGGCGCTGCTGATCATCAATGACCGAGTTGACCTGGCCCTCGCGGTGGATGCAGATGGGGTGCACCTGGGCCAGGAGGACATGCCCAGCGACGTGGCACGCTCTCTGCTGGGGTCCGCGCGTCTGCTGGGCCGCAGCACCCACAGCATCGATCAGGTTCATCAAGCTCAGCAGGAGCCGATCGACTACCTCGGCTTCGGCCCCATCCACTCCACGGCCGTCAAACCCGAGCGATCCCCTGTTGGCATGGAACTCTTGGCGCAGGCCACTGCGATCAGCCAACGCCCCGTCTTTGCCATTGGTGGAATCACGCTGGCCAACCTGCCGGCACTGCTCTCGGCCGGGGGCCAGCGCGCGGCGGTGATCGGCGCAATCATGCATGCAGATGACACCGGGCAGGCCTCGCGGCAACTGCTCCAGCACCTGGACCACGCCACGTTCTGA
- the thiS gene encoding sulfur carrier protein ThiS, with protein sequence MPLTLMVNGETRVLDPAPTPASLAAVVALLANNPKLVVTEHNGVIAPRSRWDNIVVKDDDTLEIVTIVGGGS encoded by the coding sequence ATGCCTCTCACCCTGATGGTCAACGGTGAAACCCGCGTGCTGGATCCAGCGCCGACACCCGCCAGCCTGGCGGCCGTTGTTGCCCTGCTGGCCAACAACCCCAAGCTGGTGGTCACGGAGCACAACGGCGTGATCGCACCCCGCAGCCGTTGGGACAACATCGTGGTGAAGGATGACGACACCCTTGAGATCGTCACCATCGTGGGTGGTGGTTCCTAG
- a CDS encoding DUF1517 domain-containing protein yields MGAAVATPRLLTQPRRLLASLLLPLVLVGLCLFQAQPADAARGGRMGGGSFRAPSMPRSSGGSYGGGYRGGGYRGGGMGFPFIIPIFGFGGGGLFGLLILMAIAGVLVNAVRGGGGAPAIGGAAAAPAIPRNVNMIQVQVGLLASAKSLQDDLRSLAASSDTSSSAGLQRLLQETTLALLRQPDLWVYANAESGSVPFSSAESTFNRLSMNERSKLDAELTSNVGGQRMSDTSSSAGEADATNEFIVVTLLVASTATAKLGGADTGEDLRQTLRILGSTASTELMALEVIWQPEGRGDVLSANDLVTAYPNLQHL; encoded by the coding sequence GTGGGCGCTGCTGTGGCCACCCCCCGACTGTTGACACAACCCCGACGACTGCTCGCATCACTACTTTTGCCGCTCGTGCTTGTGGGACTCTGCCTGTTCCAGGCACAGCCGGCTGATGCAGCCCGCGGTGGGCGCATGGGCGGGGGCAGCTTCCGCGCTCCTTCGATGCCCCGATCCAGCGGCGGTAGCTATGGCGGTGGGTATCGCGGCGGTGGTTACCGCGGTGGAGGGATGGGCTTCCCCTTCATCATTCCGATCTTTGGATTCGGTGGCGGTGGTCTGTTCGGGCTGCTGATCCTGATGGCCATCGCGGGTGTGCTGGTGAACGCCGTCCGGGGCGGCGGCGGCGCCCCAGCCATCGGAGGTGCTGCTGCGGCTCCAGCCATACCGCGCAACGTGAACATGATTCAGGTGCAAGTGGGGCTGCTGGCCAGTGCCAAATCCCTTCAGGACGATCTGCGCTCTTTAGCTGCCTCCTCCGACACCAGCAGTTCAGCCGGCCTCCAAAGGCTGCTTCAGGAAACAACCCTGGCCCTGCTACGCCAACCGGACCTCTGGGTCTACGCCAATGCAGAGAGTGGAAGTGTTCCGTTCAGCTCCGCTGAATCGACCTTTAATCGCCTCTCCATGAACGAGCGCAGCAAACTGGACGCTGAGCTCACCAGCAATGTCGGTGGTCAGCGGATGAGCGACACCAGCAGCAGCGCTGGCGAGGCAGATGCCACCAACGAATTCATCGTCGTGACGCTTCTCGTCGCGTCAACGGCAACCGCCAAGCTCGGTGGAGCTGACACCGGGGAAGATCTACGCCAGACCTTGCGCATCCTCGGTTCCACAGCCTCCACTGAATTAATGGCCCTCGAAGTGATCTGGCAACCGGAGGGGCGCGGTGATGTGCTCAGCGCCAACGACCTCGTCACCGCCTACCCCAATCTGCAGCACCTCTGA
- the larB gene encoding nickel pincer cofactor biosynthesis protein LarB encodes MNIPDARLDLRRRQRLGMVEAIWGEHKTADQIIAILETFATAGELGLVTRVDAKKAARVFEMLPEVELHPDARCLTLGSLPPAPPPPAEVVVLSGGSSDRTVVAEAALALRCHGIGVDPVMDVGVAGLHRLLDQLPRLATARILIACAGMEGALPTVLAGLVSQPVIGVPVSVGYGISSGGRTALEGMLASCAPGLTVVNIDNGYGAAMAALRILRGVEPAELG; translated from the coding sequence GTGAACATCCCTGATGCTCGTCTTGATCTGCGGCGCCGCCAGCGGTTGGGCATGGTTGAGGCCATCTGGGGGGAACACAAAACGGCCGATCAGATCATCGCCATCCTCGAGACCTTTGCCACAGCAGGAGAGTTGGGGCTCGTGACCCGGGTGGATGCCAAGAAGGCGGCACGGGTGTTCGAGATGTTGCCGGAGGTTGAGCTGCACCCTGATGCCCGCTGCCTGACCTTGGGCTCTCTGCCTCCTGCACCACCGCCTCCTGCTGAGGTGGTGGTGCTGAGTGGAGGCAGCAGTGATCGCACTGTGGTGGCTGAAGCCGCTCTTGCCCTGCGTTGCCATGGCATTGGCGTTGACCCTGTGATGGATGTTGGCGTTGCCGGATTGCATCGCCTTCTCGATCAACTTCCCCGTTTGGCAACGGCTCGGATCCTGATCGCCTGCGCAGGGATGGAGGGCGCCCTCCCGACGGTACTGGCCGGTCTTGTCTCCCAGCCGGTGATTGGCGTCCCGGTCTCGGTTGGTTATGGGATCAGCTCAGGGGGGAGGACCGCTTTGGAAGGGATGCTCGCCAGTTGTGCCCCCGGGTTGACGGTGGTGAATATCGACAATGGCTACGGTGCCGCGATGGCTGCATTGCGGATCCTCAGAGGAGTCGAGCCCGCTGAATTGGGCTAA
- a CDS encoding TIGR03792 family protein, producing MALVLLLGGISEARDQAWADLQVGVKVAVIEHLRLKVPQESREDWMVAERGSWEPWLKHQPGFLGRDLFWDPATEEGTLLIRWSSREAWKSIPPAEVERVQARFEMLACEHTGQNQGNPFPLVFEGELLPQ from the coding sequence TTGGCACTGGTTCTGTTGTTGGGAGGGATTTCGGAGGCACGGGATCAGGCATGGGCCGACCTTCAAGTTGGTGTCAAGGTGGCCGTGATTGAGCACCTGCGGCTGAAGGTGCCCCAGGAGAGTCGTGAGGATTGGATGGTTGCGGAACGCGGCAGCTGGGAGCCTTGGCTGAAGCACCAGCCTGGATTTTTGGGTCGTGATCTCTTCTGGGATCCGGCAACTGAGGAGGGGACGCTGCTGATTCGTTGGAGCAGTCGTGAGGCTTGGAAATCCATTCCTCCTGCGGAGGTGGAGAGGGTTCAGGCGCGCTTCGAGATGCTGGCCTGTGAGCACACGGGACAGAACCAGGGCAACCCCTTTCCCCTTGTGTTTGAGGGAGAACTGTTGCCGCAGTGA
- the trmD gene encoding tRNA (guanosine(37)-N1)-methyltransferase TrmD: MAPYRLDVVSLAPQAFAPLLELGVIGRAFKAGIAELHLHNPRDFATDRHRKVDDEPYGGGAGMVLKPEPVFAAMEEIPRSSRSRVLLMSPQGRPLQQQDLQRWSSDHDQLVFLCGHYEGFDERIRGLADEEVSMGDFVLTGGELPAMTVINGVVRLLPGTVGTADSLVEESHSALLLEHPHYTRPADFRGMTVPDVLRSGDHGAIARWRQEQREQRTRERRPDLFSRWQAATMDVPFDPLDPGMELRIGNGYDIHRLVPGRALILGGVSLEHPDGLGLDGHSDADVLVHAVMDALLGALALGDIGKYFPPTDPQWKGADSLKLLDQVVKLVKERGWSVVNIDAVVIAERPKLKPHIAAMSSTMASTIGIAADAVGVKATTNEGLGPEGREEGISCQAVALLQRS; encoded by the coding sequence ATGGCGCCCTATCGCCTGGATGTGGTGAGTCTGGCGCCGCAGGCGTTTGCCCCTCTGCTGGAGCTGGGGGTGATCGGGCGTGCCTTCAAGGCAGGAATTGCCGAGTTGCACCTGCACAATCCCCGGGACTTCGCCACCGATCGCCATCGCAAGGTGGATGACGAGCCCTATGGCGGTGGTGCCGGCATGGTGCTCAAGCCGGAACCGGTGTTCGCCGCGATGGAGGAAATCCCCCGTAGCTCCCGCAGCCGGGTGCTGTTGATGTCACCACAGGGGCGTCCCCTACAGCAGCAGGATTTGCAACGCTGGTCCTCCGACCACGATCAACTGGTCTTCCTCTGCGGACACTACGAGGGGTTCGACGAGCGGATTCGCGGCTTGGCGGATGAGGAGGTGTCGATGGGTGACTTCGTCCTCACTGGCGGTGAGCTGCCGGCGATGACGGTGATCAACGGTGTTGTTCGCCTACTTCCCGGCACGGTGGGGACGGCTGATTCGCTGGTGGAGGAAAGCCACAGTGCACTCCTCCTCGAACACCCGCATTACACCCGCCCCGCTGACTTCCGCGGCATGACCGTCCCCGATGTGCTGCGCAGTGGCGACCACGGTGCCATCGCTCGGTGGCGTCAGGAGCAGCGGGAGCAGCGGACCCGCGAACGGCGGCCCGACCTGTTCTCCCGCTGGCAGGCCGCAACAATGGATGTCCCTTTCGACCCCCTAGACCCCGGCATGGAGCTGCGCATCGGCAACGGATACGACATCCATCGGCTGGTGCCCGGACGGGCCCTCATCCTCGGGGGCGTGAGCCTGGAGCATCCCGACGGTCTTGGTCTTGATGGTCACAGTGATGCCGATGTGCTGGTGCATGCCGTGATGGATGCGTTGCTCGGGGCCCTAGCCCTTGGCGATATCGGCAAGTACTTCCCACCGACCGATCCCCAATGGAAAGGAGCCGACAGCTTGAAGCTGCTGGATCAAGTGGTGAAGCTGGTCAAAGAGCGTGGCTGGTCGGTGGTGAATATCGATGCAGTTGTGATTGCCGAGCGCCCGAAGCTCAAACCGCATATCGCGGCGATGAGCAGCACGATGGCATCAACCATCGGAATTGCCGCTGACGCTGTGGGTGTGAAGGCCACCACGAACGAAGGCTTGGGTCCAGAAGGACGGGAAGAGGGCATCAGTTGCCAGGCTGTGGCACTTCTGCAGAGGAGCTGA
- a CDS encoding phycobiliprotein lyase, producing the protein MSEQAFPPEDPASFLNLCDGEWMSLRSCFELAAGGDDDWHSSERGELTVRCVEEQGALGQLQVQAPGGTCSTLTFAADGKLILDGDAPGSWRFWPDGSMELNLSRADGVCVQERIWFTRVNLRLRSTTAVDAQGTPVQGSFCTDIRRVSKPAA; encoded by the coding sequence ATGAGCGAACAAGCCTTTCCCCCGGAAGACCCTGCCTCCTTTCTGAATCTCTGCGACGGTGAGTGGATGAGCCTTCGCAGCTGTTTTGAGCTGGCTGCCGGAGGTGATGACGACTGGCACAGCAGCGAGCGGGGTGAACTCACTGTCCGCTGCGTGGAAGAGCAGGGGGCTCTCGGTCAACTGCAGGTGCAGGCCCCTGGAGGGACCTGCAGCACCCTCACCTTCGCCGCTGATGGAAAGCTGATCCTGGATGGTGATGCTCCTGGTAGCTGGAGGTTCTGGCCCGACGGCAGCATGGAGTTGAACCTCAGCCGGGCCGACGGGGTGTGTGTGCAGGAGAGGATCTGGTTCACGCGGGTCAACCTGCGCCTGCGCAGCACCACAGCTGTTGATGCGCAAGGAACACCGGTTCAGGGCAGTTTCTGCACGGACATCCGAAGGGTGTCCAAACCCGCGGCCTGA
- a CDS encoding phytanoyl-CoA dioxygenase family protein, whose translation MLSLLTRTKSFRDPWVGHPGLNRRCQLHRHRVQLAETLCLWRRLLRPVQLASLERDGFVVLENFLPQHEFDALRDEVEAVVSCASRSHPAPDNTRPGFRPKQPFPGGFDRFDGGTLNRFLHINPEQMPRAAAFSHDQRLHEGSRQIIGLPMNPRKLDIYLTVHGEETRTHDLQKDLHRDTFFRALKFWFFLRPVQRQDGPFEYVPGSHRLDAPRLRWEQATATAAAEQRRQPDVSGSFRIREESLAELGLPKPVALTCPANTLVLADVFGFHRRGAAAQGQQRLALYGWNRPYPFLPISW comes from the coding sequence ATGCTTTCGCTGCTGACGCGCACCAAGAGCTTTCGGGATCCCTGGGTCGGTCACCCTGGTCTGAACAGACGCTGCCAGCTGCATCGACACCGTGTGCAGCTGGCGGAGACGCTTTGCCTCTGGAGACGTCTGCTTCGCCCAGTTCAACTGGCCAGCCTGGAGCGGGATGGCTTTGTGGTGCTGGAGAACTTTCTGCCGCAACACGAGTTTGATGCCTTGCGTGACGAGGTGGAGGCTGTGGTCAGTTGCGCGTCACGCTCCCATCCAGCACCAGACAACACCCGGCCTGGCTTTCGCCCGAAACAACCCTTTCCTGGAGGTTTTGACCGTTTCGATGGTGGAACCCTCAACCGTTTTCTCCACATCAATCCCGAGCAGATGCCTCGGGCCGCTGCCTTCTCCCACGATCAGCGGCTCCATGAGGGATCGCGTCAGATCATTGGGCTGCCCATGAATCCGCGCAAGCTGGACATCTACCTGACGGTGCATGGCGAGGAGACCCGGACGCACGATTTGCAGAAGGATCTGCATCGCGACACGTTCTTTCGTGCTCTCAAGTTCTGGTTTTTTCTGCGGCCGGTGCAACGCCAGGACGGACCCTTCGAATACGTGCCGGGTAGCCATCGCCTCGATGCGCCTCGCCTGCGTTGGGAGCAGGCCACGGCCACCGCTGCCGCTGAACAACGGCGGCAGCCGGATGTCTCTGGATCGTTCCGCATTCGTGAAGAATCCCTGGCAGAGCTGGGGCTGCCCAAGCCCGTTGCCTTGACCTGCCCAGCGAACACCCTGGTGCTGGCGGATGTCTTCGGCTTTCACCGTCGTGGTGCTGCCGCCCAGGGACAGCAGCGGCTTGCGCTTTATGGCTGGAACCGCCCTTATCCCTTTCTCCCCATCAGCTGGTGA
- the era gene encoding GTPase Era, with translation MHPTPLPEDYRSGFIALIGRPNVGKSTLVNQLVGEKVAITSPVAQTTRNRLRAILTTEVAQMVLVDTPGIHKPHHLLGERLVKSARSAIGEVDLVVLLLEGCERPGRGDAFIVNLLQQQSLPVLVALNKWDKVAAEHQTESEEAYSALLEETNWPVHRCSALSGDGCKELSAAMAAQLPLGPQLYPPEMVSDQPERVLLGELIREQVLLHTREEVPHSVAVTIDRIEEMPAKGKGTGRTAVLATVLVERKSQKGILIGKGGAMLKTIGQGARLQMQVLIDGPVYLELFVKVVPDWRSKPARLAELGYTGDH, from the coding sequence ATGCACCCAACTCCGCTGCCAGAGGATTACCGCTCTGGTTTCATCGCACTGATCGGTCGCCCGAACGTGGGCAAATCCACGCTGGTGAATCAGCTGGTGGGGGAAAAGGTGGCGATCACCTCCCCTGTGGCCCAGACCACCCGCAACCGCCTGCGGGCGATCCTCACCACGGAGGTGGCTCAGATGGTTCTTGTGGACACCCCTGGCATCCACAAGCCCCACCACTTGCTAGGGGAACGCTTGGTGAAGAGTGCTCGCAGTGCCATCGGTGAGGTGGACCTGGTGGTGCTGCTTCTGGAGGGGTGCGAGCGCCCTGGCCGGGGCGATGCCTTCATCGTGAATCTGCTGCAGCAGCAGTCATTGCCGGTGTTGGTGGCCCTCAACAAGTGGGACAAGGTGGCCGCAGAGCATCAGACCGAGTCGGAGGAGGCCTACAGCGCCCTTCTGGAGGAGACCAACTGGCCGGTGCACCGCTGCAGCGCCCTGTCAGGAGATGGCTGCAAAGAGCTCTCAGCGGCGATGGCGGCTCAGTTGCCCTTGGGACCTCAGCTCTATCCACCCGAGATGGTGAGTGATCAACCGGAGCGGGTGCTGCTGGGGGAACTCATTCGTGAGCAGGTGCTTCTCCATACGCGAGAAGAGGTGCCCCACAGCGTCGCCGTCACGATTGATCGAATTGAGGAGATGCCGGCCAAGGGCAAAGGAACGGGGCGGACCGCAGTACTGGCCACGGTTCTGGTGGAACGCAAGAGTCAGAAGGGAATCCTGATCGGCAAAGGCGGGGCGATGCTTAAAACGATCGGTCAGGGGGCGCGTCTGCAGATGCAGGTGCTCATCGATGGCCCGGTGTATCTGGAGCTGTTCGTCAAGGTGGTGCCGGATTGGCGAAGCAAACCTGCCCGCTTGGCTGAACTTGGGTACACAGGGGACCACTGA